A region of Aliivibrio fischeri DNA encodes the following proteins:
- the ccmB gene encoding heme exporter protein CcmB, translating into MLTSMTTVIRRELLIAFRRKADILNPLWFFIIVITLFPLSIGPEPNLLARIAAGIVWVAALLSALLSLERLFRDDFSDGSLEQMMLMPTPLSVLVLAKVVAHWLLTGLPLIIISPLLAILLSLDFNTWLAIVLTLLLGTPTLSFLGGVGVALTVGLQKGGVLLSLLILPLYIPVLIFATSAIDAASLGMAYNGQLAILGALLMGSATLTPFAISSALRVSVQ; encoded by the coding sequence ATGTTAACATCAATGACAACTGTTATTCGACGTGAGCTTTTGATTGCCTTTCGTCGTAAAGCCGATATTTTGAATCCATTATGGTTCTTTATTATCGTTATTACGCTATTTCCATTAAGTATTGGCCCTGAGCCAAATTTGTTAGCACGTATTGCAGCAGGTATTGTTTGGGTTGCTGCATTATTATCAGCATTACTTTCATTAGAGCGTCTATTCCGAGATGATTTCTCTGATGGTTCACTAGAACAAATGATGTTAATGCCAACACCTCTTTCAGTATTGGTGTTAGCCAAAGTGGTTGCTCACTGGCTATTAACTGGGCTGCCTTTAATTATTATTAGTCCATTACTCGCTATTTTACTTTCTTTGGATTTTAATACTTGGTTAGCGATTGTACTGACATTATTGTTGGGTACGCCGACATTGAGCTTTCTTGGTGGTGTTGGAGTGGCATTAACCGTAGGTTTACAGAAGGGAGGTGTGCTATTAAGTTTGTTGATCCTTCCTCTATATATTCCCGTTTTAATTTTTGCAACATCAGCGATAGATGCTGCAAGTTTAGGTATGGCTTATAATGGCCAATTAGCGATTTTAGGAGCCTTACTAATGGGCTCTGCAACATTGACTCCGTTTGCCATTAGTTCGGCATTACGAGTCAGTGTGCAATAA
- the ccmA gene encoding cytochrome c biogenesis heme-transporting ATPase CcmA, whose translation MLEIRNVTCIRDERVLFERLNFTISDGELIQIEGQNGAGKTTLLRIIAGLGYADEGDIFWKNESIKQNREEFHSDLLFLGHHTGVKRELTAFENLAFYQSMHDNYNEAAIWDALARVGLAGREDVAAGQLSAGQQRRVALARLWLSNHKLWILDEPLTAIDKQGVKVLEKLFMDHAKQGGIVLLTTHQDLFIDSNELKKIRLGE comes from the coding sequence ATGTTAGAAATCCGCAACGTAACCTGTATCCGTGATGAACGTGTTTTGTTTGAGCGTTTAAACTTTACTATCTCTGATGGTGAGCTAATTCAGATAGAAGGACAAAATGGTGCGGGTAAAACAACCTTACTCCGAATTATTGCTGGGCTAGGATATGCTGATGAAGGCGATATTTTTTGGAAAAATGAATCAATAAAACAGAATCGTGAAGAGTTTCATTCTGACTTACTGTTTCTTGGGCATCATACTGGTGTTAAACGAGAGCTAACGGCGTTTGAGAATTTAGCCTTTTACCAGTCAATGCATGATAACTATAACGAAGCTGCAATATGGGATGCACTCGCTCGCGTTGGGTTAGCTGGTAGAGAAGATGTAGCTGCTGGACAATTATCTGCAGGACAACAAAGACGAGTTGCTTTAGCGCGTCTTTGGTTAAGTAATCATAAATTATGGATACTGGATGAGCCTTTAACTGCGATTGATAAGCAGGGTGTAAAGGTGCTCGAAAAGTTATTTATGGATCATGCAAAACAAGGTGGAATTGTGTTATTAACGACTCACCAAGATTTATTCATTGATAGTAATGAACTTAAAAAAATTAGGTTAGGTGAGTAA
- a CDS encoding DUF2802 domain-containing protein, with amino-acid sequence MVDNLTQLPELLAITTMILVLVIFLVLNRKNKQLMQQLTESQEQYKQLQDEQQKLQKQFVEFRAGSINMGQKVADITQLNQHFDDRLNELENTDADSRLYSRANKLVQLGAGINELMEECELPKAEAELMMSLQAKIAAGKGSMPPLRMEDEE; translated from the coding sequence ATGGTTGATAATTTAACTCAGCTCCCTGAGCTACTAGCAATAACAACAATGATCCTTGTACTTGTGATTTTTTTGGTATTAAACCGTAAGAATAAACAGTTAATGCAACAGTTAACTGAATCACAAGAGCAATATAAGCAGCTGCAAGATGAACAACAAAAACTGCAAAAGCAATTTGTAGAGTTTCGTGCTGGCTCCATTAATATGGGGCAAAAAGTAGCTGATATAACTCAATTAAATCAACATTTTGATGATCGTTTAAATGAGTTAGAAAATACAGATGCAGATAGTCGTTTGTATTCAAGAGCGAATAAGCTGGTTCAACTTGGCGCTGGGATCAATGAGTTGATGGAAGAGTGTGAACTTCCAAAAGCAGAAGCAGAGTTAATGATGTCTTTACAGGCGAAAATTGCAGCTGGTAAAGGATCAATGCCACCATTGAGAATGGAAGACGAAGAATAG